A window of Lacibacter sediminis contains these coding sequences:
- a CDS encoding four helix bundle protein, with the protein MFLQLAHTKTDVFAASKSFTLECYKVTRSFPPDERFAMTQQIRRAALSVHLNIAEGCSRKSEAERKRYFEIARGSVIEIDTALDIAIELEYISAENLSILGTHLLSTFKQLSAMIHQR; encoded by the coding sequence ATGTTCCTTCAACTTGCGCACACTAAAACAGATGTATTTGCTGCATCAAAATCATTTACACTCGAATGTTACAAAGTAACTCGCTCTTTTCCTCCAGATGAAAGATTTGCTATGACACAGCAAATTAGAAGAGCAGCACTTTCAGTTCATTTGAATATTGCCGAAGGTTGTTCCAGAAAATCAGAGGCAGAGCGAAAGCGATATTTTGAAATAGCAAGGGGCTCGGTCATAGAAATTGATACTGCATTAGACATTGCAATTGAACTGGAGTACATTTCTGCTGAGAACCTTTCAATTTTGGGAACACATTTACTAAGTACTTTTAAGCAATTGTCAGCAATGATTCACCAGCGGTAG
- the hemH gene encoding ferrochelatase yields the protein MEKATRKGILLMNLGSPDSTGVKDVRRYLNEFLMDERVIDYPYLLRLLLVKGIITRFRAPKSAEAYSTIWTKEGSPLIVLTKQLRDALDKEVDMPVEIAMRYGNPTVKYALDRLLEQNPDLDEVIAVPLYPHYAMSSYETAVESAKEIHAKNKYSFKLSFIKPYYNEEHYITAMAENIRPYLEQEYDHILFSYHGIPESHLKKSDPTKSHCLKTGDCCNVDSAAHATCYRHQCFVTTELIAAKLGLTKEKYSLSFQSRLAGEQWLTPYTDYRLRDMPKEGIKKLLILCPAFVSDCLETLEEIAERGKETFEEAGGETYTMIPCMNVHPLWVEAIATYVEGVAKGEREMVL from the coding sequence ATGGAAAAAGCAACCCGCAAAGGAATTCTGTTAATGAATCTTGGTTCACCTGATTCAACCGGAGTAAAAGATGTTCGCCGTTATTTGAATGAATTTTTGATGGATGAGCGTGTGATCGATTATCCTTACCTGTTGCGTTTGTTATTGGTGAAGGGAATTATTACACGATTCCGTGCACCAAAATCGGCCGAAGCTTACAGCACTATCTGGACAAAAGAAGGCTCTCCATTGATTGTTCTCACAAAACAACTGCGGGATGCATTGGATAAAGAGGTGGATATGCCGGTTGAAATAGCGATGCGTTATGGGAATCCTACTGTTAAGTATGCATTGGATCGTTTGCTTGAACAGAATCCTGATCTGGATGAAGTGATAGCCGTGCCGTTATATCCTCATTATGCCATGAGTAGTTATGAAACTGCGGTGGAAAGTGCCAAAGAAATTCATGCAAAGAATAAGTACTCATTTAAGCTGAGTTTTATTAAGCCATATTATAATGAAGAGCATTATATCACTGCGATGGCTGAAAATATCCGCCCTTACCTGGAGCAAGAGTATGATCATATCCTGTTTAGTTATCACGGTATTCCTGAAAGTCATTTAAAGAAATCAGATCCTACAAAGAGTCATTGTTTAAAAACAGGCGATTGTTGTAATGTTGATTCAGCAGCTCATGCAACCTGTTACCGTCATCAATGTTTTGTAACAACAGAATTGATTGCAGCAAAACTGGGGTTGACCAAAGAGAAATACAGTTTGTCGTTTCAGTCAAGATTAGCAGGTGAACAATGGTTAACACCTTACACCGATTATCGTTTGCGAGATATGCCAAAAGAGGGCATTAAAAAATTGTTGATCCTTTGTCCGGCATTTGTAAGTGATTGCTTAGAAACATTGGAAGAAATTGCCGAGCGTGGAAAAGAAACCTTTGAAGAAGCAGGCGGTGAAACATATACCATGATCCCTTGTATGAATGTACACCCGTTGTGGGTAGAGGCAATTGCAACGTATGTAGAAGGAGTGGCGAAGGGGGAGAGGGAGATGGTTTTGTAA
- the hemA gene encoding glutamyl-tRNA reductase translates to MHRTGAKDISKFFIAGINYRKTDALIRGQFAVNPEQYKTILELAPDFAVHEFFLISTCNRTEIYGFADEADQLIRLLCTQTEGTVEQFRQLSYIKQGQEAINHLFTVGGGLDSQILGDYEIVGQIKQAAKLAKQHDRIDAFTERLVNCMLQSSKAIKNNTALSDGTVSVSFAAVQYIRKHIKGIKSKKILLLGTGKFGRNTCKNLVDYLGTKNITLINRTEEKATTLAEELGLHSAPLEELQQHITTADIILVATNATEPTILTSHLEGLNHKLIIDLSIPYNVEQSAKELANITLVNVDELSKLKDETLTKREAEVPKAKAIIAEHIAEFIDWYQMRKHVPVLKAVKTKLKEIHTSPLYITLQPHHTACNKTDEKIQRVINGMASKMKEQNQRGCYYIEAINEFIATGTD, encoded by the coding sequence ATGCACAGAACAGGCGCAAAAGACATATCAAAATTTTTTATTGCGGGTATCAACTACCGCAAAACAGATGCATTGATCAGGGGTCAGTTTGCCGTTAATCCGGAACAATACAAAACCATCCTTGAACTTGCTCCAGATTTTGCCGTGCATGAATTCTTTTTGATCTCCACCTGCAACCGTACAGAGATCTATGGATTTGCTGATGAAGCTGATCAACTCATTCGTCTGCTTTGCACACAAACCGAAGGAACGGTTGAGCAATTCAGACAACTTTCTTACATCAAACAAGGACAGGAAGCCATTAACCATCTCTTTACTGTAGGTGGCGGATTGGATTCCCAGATCTTAGGCGATTATGAAATTGTTGGTCAGATCAAACAAGCAGCAAAGCTTGCCAAACAACATGATCGTATTGATGCATTTACCGAGCGTTTGGTGAACTGCATGTTGCAATCATCAAAAGCCATCAAGAACAATACAGCGTTGAGCGATGGTACTGTTTCTGTTTCGTTTGCAGCAGTGCAATACATTCGCAAGCACATTAAAGGAATCAAAAGCAAAAAGATATTGTTGCTGGGTACCGGCAAGTTTGGTCGCAACACCTGCAAAAACTTAGTGGATTATCTCGGTACAAAAAATATTACGCTCATCAACCGTACGGAAGAGAAAGCAACTACACTGGCTGAAGAATTAGGTTTGCACTCAGCTCCTTTAGAAGAGTTGCAACAACATATCACTACTGCAGATATTATTCTGGTAGCAACCAATGCTACTGAGCCTACCATTCTAACATCGCACCTGGAAGGATTGAATCATAAACTCATTATTGATCTTTCCATTCCTTATAATGTTGAGCAGTCAGCCAAAGAATTAGCCAACATTACGCTTGTAAATGTGGATGAATTATCGAAGCTGAAAGATGAAACGTTGACCAAACGTGAAGCCGAGGTGCCCAAAGCAAAAGCCATCATTGCCGAACATATTGCAGAGTTTATCGACTGGTACCAGATGCGCAAACATGTGCCGGTATTAAAAGCGGTAAAAACAAAGCTGAAAGAAATACATACTTCCCCATTATACATAACTTTGCAACCGCATCATACAGCCTGCAATAAGACCGATGAAAAAATTCAGCGGGTGATCAATGGCATGGCGTCAAAAATGAAGGAGCAAAACCAACGTGGCTGCTATTACATTGAAGCCATCAATGAGTTTATTGCTACGGGCACAGATTAA
- the hemC gene encoding hydroxymethylbilane synthase: MSLLLRAQIKMGQTIRIGTRESQLAVWQATTVKELLAQHGFTSELVYIKSEGDIDLKTPLYEMGVQGIFTRSLDLALLNNTIDIAVHSMKDVPTQLPKGIIQAAVLPRGPVNDLLVWKGEWSMVNGEWSIPGKAELQIATSSIRRKAQWLNKFPSSKIHNLRGNVNTRLRKLKEENWDAAIFAAAGLERINLRPENSIELDWMLPAPAQGAIMVVCREEDSYALETCVHFNDADTDFCTKIERDFLRALMGGCSTPISAYAEMKDDEVHFKGNILSLDGKQKAEFEITMPVWEATDMGFYAAEQILNHGGQAIADEIQHAGK; encoded by the coding sequence ATGAGTTTATTGCTACGGGCACAGATTAAAATGGGACAAACAATCCGCATTGGAACAAGGGAAAGTCAATTAGCAGTATGGCAGGCAACAACGGTAAAAGAATTGCTCGCCCAACATGGCTTTACTTCCGAATTAGTTTACATTAAAAGTGAAGGTGATATTGATTTAAAAACACCCTTGTATGAAATGGGGGTGCAAGGCATTTTTACAAGAAGCCTTGATCTTGCTTTACTAAACAATACAATTGATATAGCGGTACACTCCATGAAAGATGTGCCTACACAATTACCGAAAGGAATTATACAAGCTGCGGTGTTACCAAGAGGACCGGTGAACGATCTGTTGGTGTGGAAGGGTGAATGGTCAATGGTGAATGGTGAATGGTCAATACCGGGAAAAGCAGAACTACAAATAGCGACCAGCAGTATCAGAAGGAAAGCACAATGGTTAAATAAATTTCCTTCGTCTAAAATTCATAACCTGCGTGGTAATGTAAATACACGTTTACGTAAGTTGAAAGAAGAGAATTGGGATGCAGCCATTTTTGCTGCTGCGGGATTGGAACGCATCAATCTTCGTCCTGAAAATTCAATTGAACTGGATTGGATGCTACCTGCACCTGCACAGGGAGCCATCATGGTTGTTTGCAGGGAAGAAGATAGTTATGCGTTGGAAACATGTGTACATTTTAATGATGCTGATACCGACTTCTGCACAAAGATCGAACGTGATTTTTTGCGTGCTTTAATGGGTGGATGTTCTACACCAATCAGTGCATATGCAGAAATGAAAGATGATGAAGTTCATTTTAAAGGAAATATTTTATCACTCGATGGAAAGCAGAAAGCAGAATTTGAAATTACAATGCCAGTGTGGGAAGCAACAGACATGGGTTTCTATGCAGCAGAACAAATTTTGAATCACGGTGGACAAGCCATCGCAGATGAAATTCAACATGCAGGAAAATAA